A part of Brassica oleracea var. oleracea cultivar TO1000 unplaced genomic scaffold, BOL UnpScaffold00900, whole genome shotgun sequence genomic DNA contains:
- the LOC106320376 gene encoding uncharacterized protein LOC106320376, translating to MMNVSPYWKRDQVFITFRGQTHREGLVSFLTEKLETSGINYYVDYHETRGYPITIVFQRIRESGVALVFFSAKYPESCWCLDELVEIKKQMEIGSIIPFPVFYKVGAESVKKQTGWFGNTLLRTEDLVRKKVDRGSNKSILETELKIWERRQALESVGGIMGFSYKHKSDQVFLSELVVEVKELLDKNSSPRNIQTVIEKPLMHPQEAVTLLLQALNLRISDLKDLIAKPFIHINGLGSMSTDHLVFLDLNSLMNPGLSQTPFKTGQDGKILLVLLGFLEYYNESFAFAPLLFRKKPQKFTGNKPLFSSQEIQDRSHSLPVEVTKSNDNPQNLPGQDTNSDDTFNCFSLLCNIMKNLAMIIIPPYRGVSISFGEQQLEHNLVNLLRTELTSNRFSVPEEGEMKERIKESKVAIVVFSSKYPESQQCLDELVEIKRLMDAGEIDPLPIFYQLKDKSVRELKGWFLHRLLKIEDQVRKKVDRGSEKSILDAEAKIWGWRQALLSISSRRGLSSQHSNIAFVRDIVTKVTKMFAYRERKPSPNSSYVTTDLLVVEETPMHRQEMAAITTVQCHDNDLFYSPNSFLQALNLEVTDIKGFKQIPDGLASLSLKGHANLVFFSLSSPDDLVKFQGSDSFQCLQKVLALTPSGVSIIEEPSRVLALEPNQSQQWSDNRLIASEQDHPSNHFPAQINNDTNLEASMF from the exons ATGATGAACGTCTCTCCATATTGGAAACGTGATCAAGTGTTCATCACTTTCAGAGGTCAAACTCACAGAGAAGGCCTTGTGAGTTTTCTTACAGAAAAATTAGAGACGAGCGGTATCAATTATTACGTGGACTACCACGAGACGAGAGGGTATCCCATCACAATAGTTTTCCAACGAATCAGAGAGTCAGGTGTTGCACTCGTCTTCTTCTCAGCCAAGTACCCCGAGTCATGCTGGTGCTTAGACGAGCTCGTCGAGATCAAGAAGCAAATGGAGATAGGATCTATTATCCCTTTTCCAGTATTCTACAAAGTGGGAGCTGAGTCCGTCAAGAAGCAGACTGGTTGGTTCGGAAACACTCTCCTCAGAACTGAGGATCTTGTCCGCAAGAAAGTTGATCGCGGAAGCAACAAGTCGATTCTTGAAACAGAGTTAAAGATCTGGGAGAGGAGGCAAGCCTTAGAGTCTGTTGGAGGAATAATGGGGTTTTCTTATAAACATAAATCTGATCAGGTTTTCCTAAGTGAACTTGTCGTCGAAGTTAAGGAACTACTAGACAAAAATTCTTCTCCAAGAAATATTCAGACTGTTATAGAGAAACCGTTGATGCATCCTCAGGAGGCAGTGACGTTGTTATTACAAGCTTTAAACCTTAGGATATCGGACCTTAAAGATCTTATTGCAAAGCCGTTCATTCATATCAATGGCCTCGGTTCCATGAGCACTGATCATCTGGTGTTTCTCGACCTGAACTCTCTTATGAACCCTGGCCTTTCTCAGACACCATTCAAGACGGGTCAAGATGGAAAGATTCTCTTGGTGCTGCTAGGTTTTCTAGAATACTACAATGAG agCTTTGCCTTCGCGCCTCTCTTGTTTCGCAAGAAACCTCAGAAATTTACTGGAAACAAGCCTTTATTCTCCTCTCAAGAAATTCAAGATCGAAGCCACTCTTTACCAGTTGAAGTCACTA AGAGTAATGACAATCCTCAAAACCTTCCTGGCCAAGATACCAACTCCGATGATACTTTTAACTGCTTTTCGTTATTATGTAACATTATGAAGAATTTGGCAATGATTATTATCCCTCCGTATCGAGGAGTGTCCATCAGTTTTGGTGAACAGCAGCTCGAGCATAACCTAGTGAACTTGCTGAGAACTGAACTGACTTCTAACCGGTTCTCAGTGCCTGAAGAGGGTGAGATGAAGGAAAGGATCAAAGAGTCAAAGGTTGCAATAGTCGTCTTCTCTTCCAAGTATCCTGAATCACAACAGTGCCTGGATGAGCTCGTTGAGATCAAGAGGCTTATGGACGCAGGAGAGATTGATCCCTTGCCAATCTTCTACCAGCTGAAAGATAAATCAGTTCGGGAACTGAAGGGGTGGTTCCTCCATAGGCTTCTCAAGATAGAGGACCAAGTACGTAAGAAAGTCGATAGAGGTAGTGAGAAGTCTATTCTTGATGCCGAAGCTAAAATTTGGGGATGGAGACAAGCTCTCTTGTCTATCTCCTCAAGACGGGGCTTGAGCTCTCAACATAG CAATATCGCGTTTGTCCGTGATATCGTGACCAAGGTCACGAAAATGTTTGCATATAGGGAGAGAAAGCCGAGCCCTAATTCTTCCTATGTAACTACTGATCTTTTGGTCGTAGAAGAGACTCCGATGCATAGACAGGAGATGGCAGCAATAACAACAGTCCAATGCCATGATAATGACTTGTTCTACTCTCCAAATTCGTTCTTACAAGCTCTTAACCTTGAAGTTACAGACATTAAGGGTTTCAAACAGATCCCCGATGGTCTTGCATCCCTGAGTCTGAAGGGACACGCTAACCTAGTGTTCTTCAGCTTGAGTTCTCCTGACGACCTGGTCAAGTTTCAAGGTTCAGACTCATTTCAGTGTCTTCAGAAG GTTTTGGCTTTGACTCCTTCCGGTGTCAGCATAATTGAAGAGCCGTCTCGGGTCTTGGCATTAGAACCAAACCAATCCCAACAATGGTCTGATAATCGTCTTATTGCCTCAGAACAGGATCATCCCAGTAACCATTTCCCAGCCCAAATCAATA ATGATACAAATTTGGAAGCAAGCATGTTTTGA
- the LOC106320377 gene encoding F-box protein At5g25290-like → MKISSSLKRSWSSPDLRPRSLRRTIPQFSRSPGLMLFPKDGGFVLYDPKEGNIQRNVGDFSGCRFLANSGNWLLVLDSRSDLYMVDAFSEKKKIPLPSLESIESADCIVKRVGDREFIREESGAIYKDLSADVVRGLLWVSESGKEYVVLWLFDLPGHSYMSFCKNGDTHYTDIPLVFDDYAFHKFDGLSDMVLRGTRLYVSTSRRFVRIFDLSGPQGFFKDITGQTPFPMLSHHDYAYDSSIAVTTSSGEVLLVESDPSSRTWFRLYKKDPDVEDPDHACHTVTEVHSLGGEALLLDLGFTVPANKALGIKPDSIYFTRHFRPCHCSPRDLDICVYNLATQSLHRYHNLNQMDLMDARWFLPSAN, encoded by the coding sequence ATGAAGATATCTTCTTCCCTCAAACGAAGCTGGAGCTCGCCGGATCTACGTCCGAGGAGTCTAAGGCGGACAATCCCCCAGTTTAGCCGATCTCCAGGGCTGATGCTTTTTCCGAAGGACGGTGGGTTTGTGCTGTACGACCCTAAAGAAGGCAATATCCAGAGGAACGTGGGAGACTTTTCAGGGTGTCGATTCCTGGCAAACTCGGGTAACTGGCTCTTGGTGTTAGATTCTAGATCCGATTTGTACATGGTGGATGCGTTTAGCGAAAAAAAGAAGATCCCTCTTCCGTCTCTAGAGTCGATTGAGTCAGCTGATTGTATTGTCAAGCGCGTGGGAGATAGAGAATTTATAAGGGAGGAGTCTGGCGCTATTTACAAGGATCTGAGTGCTGATGTGGTGAGGGGACTTTTGTGGGTTTCCGAGAGTGGAAAAGAGTACGTCGTGTTGTGGCTCTTCGACCTCCCTGGCCACTCTTACATGAGCTTCTGCAAGAATGGGGATACTCATTACACTGACATTCCTCTCGTTTTCGATGACTATGCCTTTCACAAGTTTGATGGCTTGTCGGATATGGTGCTACGTGGTACCCGCCTCTACGTCTCAACAAGTCGTCGTTTTGTTCGAATCTTTGATCTGTCTGGACCGCAAGGTTTCTTCAAGGACATTACCGGTCAAACACCATTCCCAATGCTTTCTCATCATGATTACGCCTACGATTCTAGCATTGCGGTTACAACATCATCAGGAGAGGTTTTGTTGGTTGAGAGTGATCCATCCAGTAGGACCTGGTTCCGCCTCTACAAGAAGGATCCTGATGTAGAAGATCCAGATCACGCCTGCCACACGGTTACTGAGGTACATTCTCTTGGTGGTGAGGCTCTGCTTCTTGACTTGGGTTTCACTGTGCCTGCTAACAAGGCCCTTGGTATCAAACCTGACTCCATCTATTTCACCCGTCACTTTCGTCCCTGCCATTGCTCACCTCGCGACCTTGACATCTGTGTGTACAATCTTGCAACCCAGTCCCTCCATCGCTATCACAATCTTAACCAGATGGATCTCATGGATGCTCGATGGTTCCTCCCTTCAGCAAATTAA